One window of the Macrobrachium nipponense isolate FS-2020 chromosome 22, ASM1510439v2, whole genome shotgun sequence genome contains the following:
- the LOC135198757 gene encoding uncharacterized protein LOC135198757 has product MFSMRRNFRKPIVLAFLFVFLWMFVIHDDEYLEEEREDQEPPIRSVQKINTSPRDIQRRRNVEDVIFGQGILIARSISTVPQGNSELVPGSGSDVSSRTKTSDARLLRNGESDKVEFHEKGPKGAVNLVRVNENSDQDILEAEDYPVRYKNSIDEPQRLEGGNPPTVRENDSYSKGTFKEAHGGRFPPAWMRITDDISTYSAFWDDREQLNEGPVARILGALRLKSDIMHEENKFLWKGTVKEERLNCTCLLWYRGKREAHEGILKAHVFDEGRKVFGGTFFLCYPQGANNTEKGQVDSKGTNVRAIETRPYAVSLHPHDTVDAPHKLIYLNHNSVSNAYHPVKDNSSAVCVRALFGPYDDVSGIAQFVSYYNSVLNVSHFYFYDLAVAPQVYELIESYRGLGLAFEMFPWNLPTSEWGELWDMGSLISLNDCVYRSSGKHAFVAIVDLDEFIVPKKAFHGLAELYRNVLNFRRGNHGDAVLFSNVFFCLDFKESRSSSSKKNESFPIFEYTRRESRLWPPKTRSKMLVVPEAVVTVGHHMVHGFVSKTLTNRSSSKLFAVLHHYRVCEDIRLGMFSTGKEVLGQSTVRDLSMLQYKKVTMNSKTMKLFKKCIEGLVTGNS; this is encoded by the coding sequence ATGTTTTCCATGAGACGAAATTTCCGAAAACCCATTGTACTGGCTTTTCTTTTCGTGTTTCTTTGGATGTTTGTTATTCATGACGATGAATACCTTGAAGAGGAACGCGAAGACCAAGAGCCTCCTATCAGAAGTGTCCAAAAGATTAACACCTCTCCTCGGGACATTCAGAGGCGCAGAAATGTGGAAGACGTTATATTTGGTCAAGGTATCCTGATAGCACGGTCGATTAGCACGGTGCCGCAGGGTAATAGTGAATTAGTTCCAGGGTCTGGAAGTGACGTCAGTTCAAGGACGAAAACGAGTGATGCTAGGTTACTCCGGAATGGCGAGAGTGATAAAGTTGAGTTTCATGAAAAAGGGCCAAAGGGAGCAGTGAACTTGGTGAGAGTAAACGAAAACAGTGATCAAGATATCCTGGAAGCTGAAGACTATCCTGTCAGATATAAAAATTCAATAGATGAGCCGCAAAGACTGGAAGGTGGTAACCCACCTACCGTGAGGGAAAACGACAGCTATTCAAAGGGCACATTCAAGGAAGCCCATGGTGGTAGATTTCCTCCTGCGTGGATGCGCATTACAGATGATATTTCCACCTACAGTGCCTTCTGGGATGACCGGGAACAGTTGAATGAAGGTCCCGTGGCTCGCATCTTGGGTGCCCTGAGACTGAAGAGCGATATCATGCACGAAGAGAATAAGTTCTTGTGGAAAGGAACCGTCAAAGAGGAACGCTTGAACTGCACGTGCTTATTGTGGTACAGGGGTAAAAGAGAGGCTCATGAGGGAATTCTGAAAGCTCATGTTTTCGATGAAGGACGAAAGGTCTTTGGTGGTACGTTCTTCCTATGTTACCCACAAGGAGCCAACAATACGGAGAAAGGTCAAGTAGACTCAAAAGGAACAAATGTGAGAGCGATTGAAACAAGACCTTATGCTGTTTCACTACATCCTCACGATACAGTTGATGCTCCTCATAAGCTCATTTATCTCAATCACAACTCAGTAAGCAATGCTTATCACCCTGTGAAAGATAACAGCTCAGCTGTGTGTGTTCGAGCGCTGTTTGGACCTTATGACGATGTTAGTGGAATTGCGCAATTTGTGTCTTATTACAATTCTGTCTTGAACgtgtctcatttttatttttacgactTGGCCGTTGCCCCCCAAGTATACGAGCTTATAGAATCGTATAGAGGTTTGGGTCTTGCATTTGAAATGTTTCCGTGGAACCTTCCCACAAGCGAATGGGGAGAGCTGTGGGACATGGGATCTCTCATATCCCTGAACGATTGTGTGTACAGAAGCTCTGGTAAGCATGCTTTCGTTGCAATTGTGGATCTCGATGAGTTTATTGTACCAAAGAAGGCCTTCCATGGTCTAGCGGAGCTCTACAGAAACGTTCTGAATTTCAGAAGGGGTAACCATGGTGATGCcgttttattttcaaatgtattCTTCTGTTTAGACTTCAAGGAATCCAGGAGTTCGTCCTCGAAGAAAAACGAAAGCTTTCCCATTTTCGAATACACAAGAAGAGAATCTCGGCTGTGGCCTCCCAAAACCCGCTCGAAAATGCTTGTAGTCCCAGAGGCTGTAGTGACTGTTGGACATCACATGGTCCACGGTTTCGTGTCGAAGACCCTCACGAACAGGAGCTCATCGAAGCTCTTTGCAGTACTGCATCACTACAGGGTGTGTGAAGATATCCGGCTGGGGATGTTTAGTACTGGCAAGGAGGTACTCGGTCAGTCCACCGTGAGGGACCTTTCAATGCTGCAATACAAAAAAGTGACAATGAACTCAAAAACCATGAAATTGTTCAAAAAATGTATTGAAGGGCTCGTAACAGGTAATTCCTAG